Proteins co-encoded in one Gossypium arboreum isolate Shixiya-1 chromosome 11, ASM2569848v2, whole genome shotgun sequence genomic window:
- the LOC108472144 gene encoding uncharacterized protein LOC108472144, with protein sequence MTYRELYQNLFNAHVVSPFYLKPLQPPYPKWYDANAQCEYHAGITRHSIENCAAFKKLVERLIKMGILRFDDPATSNIAGNPLLNHTNQGVNEICEGMNKKTKYEVAEVRTPLRRVWIEMVKRGLITLDSREEPEEERNYCEFHDEVGHEIQDCLEFKALIQDMMNNKEMEFYGEAKNPVVGDICASEGESMVQNRTPNYPVVIILRPKNNKAGVQMPPRVIIQRPAVFPYKDRKKVPWNYDCSVMTPGKESPIDASIGDQDKGSYTRNGRRYDTANKEAQPTKGKAQMVEEMKGKATKPINERVNEEKAKEFLKFLKHSEYSVVEQLRKQPARISVLALLLSSEVHRSALMKVLNETYVPNDISVNKLDRLVNNISADSYIFFNNDEIPPGGMGSTKALHITTRCKGYTLPGVLIDNGSALNVLPLTTLNRLPIDSSHMKEC encoded by the coding sequence ATGacgtatagggagttgtaccagaACCTGTTCAACGCTCATGTGGTCTCCCCTTTCTACCTGAAGCCATTGCAGCCcccgtatcccaaatggtatgacgcgaACGCTCAATGTGAGTACCATGCGGGAATCACTAGACACTCTATCGAAAACTGCGCAGCGTTTAAAAAATTAGTTGAAAGACTCATTAAGATGGGGATCCTGAGATTTGACGACCCAGCCACATCCAATATAGCGGGAAACCCGCTCCTCAATCATACCAACCAAGGAGTGAATGAGATATGTGAAGGCATGAATAAGAAGACCAAGTATGAGGTTGCGGAAGTCAGGACTCCGTTGAGGCGAGTATGGATAGAGATGGTCAAGAGAGGATTGATCACGTTGGATTCGAGGGAAGAACCTGAAGAAGAGAGAAATTACTGTGAGTTTCACGACGAAgtggggcatgaaatccaagatTGCTTGGAGTTCAAGGCCCTAATACAAGACATGATGAAcaataaagaaatggagttttATGGAGAAGCCAAAAACCCCGTAGTGGGAGATATATGCGCATCAGAGGGGGAATCGATGGTACAAAACCGAACACCTAACTATCCTGTGGTGATCATTTTGAGACCCAAAAATAATAAAGCTGGAGTACAAATGCCACCGAGGGTCATAATCCAAAGACCTGCAGTCTTCCCTTACAAAGATAGAAAAAAGGTTCCATGGAATTATGATTGCAGTGTGATGACGCCGGGAAAAGAGAGCCCGATTGACGCTTCAATAGGGGATCAGGACAAGGGATCCTATACACGTAACGGGAGACGTTACGATACAGCAAATAAGGAGGCACAACCCACAAAAGGAAAAGCCCAGATGGTCGAGGAAATGAAAGGAAAAGCAACCAAACCTATTAACGAGCGAGTTAACGAAGAAAAGGCcaaggagtttttaaaattcctaaagcatagCGAATACAGTGTGGTGGAACAACTACGCAAACAACCAGCCCGCATTTCAGTACTGGCATTGCTTCTAAGCTCGGAAGTCCATCGCAGCGCGCTAATGAAGGTCTTGAATGAAACGTATGTTCCCAATGATATCTCCGTTAACAAGTTGGACCGCTTAGTTAACAACATTAGTGCCGATAGCTATATCTTCTTTAATAACGATGAGATACCACCCGGGGGCATGGGGTCGACTAAAGCTCTGCATATCACCACACGCTGTAAAGGGTATACGCTGCCTGGCGTACTAATTGACAATGGATCCGCCCTGAACGTCCTGCCATTGACCACACTGAACAGATTACCTATagacagctctcacatgaagGAGTGCTAG
- the LOC128283989 gene encoding tropomyosin-1-like — MRTAGLGKTSEQWRHEIREEKANTDRWERKFREAQERNEDLEKSLSESRKERGELRARVTELEKSLHQYQNRNTAIELRASLSKIEEMKGRIGELEASLQNCEMRIQFFEANKDRWKEQLHHVQDQVRNRDYLMGEAITQIREVADYLQTLAVQADTLSVKYELESDRRQELASLLKKIKTLSVRTRFFL, encoded by the coding sequence ATGAGGACTGCAGGCTTAGGTAAGACTTCCGAACAATGGCGCCATGAAATTCGGGAAGAAAAGGCCAATACCGACCGGTGGGAAAGGAAATTCCGAGAAGCTCAAGAGCGAAACGAAGATTTGGAGAAGAGTCTGTCGGAAAGTAGAAAAGAGCGAGGTGAATTAAGGGCTAGAGTAACAGAACTCGAGAAGTCTCTGCATCAGTACCAAAATCGTAACACCGCAATAGAGCTGAGGGCGAGTttgagcaagatagaagaaatgaaaggaagaaTAGGAGAGTTAGAGGCATCACTGCAGAATTGTGAGATGCGGATCCAGTTTTTCGAGGCAAACAAGGATCGTTGGAAAGAGCAGCTTCACCATGTgcaagaccaagtcagaaacagagattatcttatgggggaagccataacccAGATTCGGGAGGTAGCCGACTACTTGCAAACTTTAGCGGTTCAGGCGGACACACTGAGCGTGAAATATGAGTTGGAGTCGGATCGCAGACAAGAGCTGGCCTCGTTGCTTAAAAAAATTAAGACTTTAAGTGTTAGAACGAGATTTTTTTTGTAA